The genomic region AGGAACTGCCGGCGTTGCAGGGGATTGTTGGCCGCGACTACGCGGGCCGCGACGGCGAACCCGAAACGGTGGCCGCCGCCATCGCCGAGCACTATATGCCGAAGGGCGCCGGCGAGGCGCTCCCCGAAACGGTAGCCGGGCGACTGCTCGCCATCGCCGACCGCGTCGACACGCTGACGGGATACTCGGGCATCGGCATCTTCCCGACCGGAACCAGCGATCCCTACGCCCTGCGCCGCGCCGGGAGCGGCCTTGTGGCGCTGCTTGGCGTGGACCGCTCGCTGCCTGCGCTGGCGACGCTCTTTGACGCCGCCTGGAACGCCTATCATACGCAGGGCATCGCGCTCACGGAAACCCGAGAGCAAGCCTACGCCTACTTCCTGACGCTCATCGGCCAGCGTCTCAACGCTTCCCTGGAAGAAAAGGGCGTGCGTTACGATGTCCGCGACGCCGTCCTCGCCGCTCCGATCACGCACGTCTTTGATACCCAGGCCCGCGCCGTCACGCTCGGCGCCCAGGCCGACAGCGCCGGCGTTCGCGAAGCCGCCGCCGCTCTGCTGCGCATCGGCAACATCCTGCGCTTCGCCGCCAAAGAGGGCGTGGAAATTCCGGCGACCGACGCCGATCCCACGCTGTTCGAACAGGATGTCGAAGGCCAGCTCTGGTCGGCCTACCTCGACACGCGCGAGAAGTATGCGACCGCCGCCGACGCCGGCGACTGGGAGCGAGCGCTGGCGCTGCTCGGCGCCCTGCGCCCCGCCGTGGACGCCTTCTTCGAGAGCGTCATGGTCATGGGCGACGACACCGCGCGCCGCGCCAACCGCCTGGCGATGCTCAGCCGCGTACGCGAGACATACAACGAGTATGCGGAGTTTGATAAGCTGGTGGCGGGGTAGGAGTTGGCCCTATTCCCCCAACTCGCTTTGGCTCGTCGGGGGAATAGGAATTCCCACGGGGGAATACGTCCCTCTTCGGGTACAATAACCCCATGAGTACACTGGCGCCCTCCGTCGAAGAAGACGTTCCTGTGCGGATCGACGATCCGATCAACGCCGCGATTCTCGCGGTTTCCGAGGATTCTATCCAAGGCTTTCTCCCTGACCCCTTTGAACAGATCGCGCTCCAATCCGGAGTCGCCGTCGATACCGTGATCGAGCGGATTCGGGCGATGGTGAAGTCGGGGACGATCCGTCGCGTGCGGCAGACGCTGATGGCGACGAATCTGGCGCCGGGCGCGCTTGTGGCCTGGCAGCTTCCCGAAGAGAAGCTGAGCGCCGCGTTCGATTACCTCTTTCAGCAGGACCCATTTTCCGGCCACGTCGTCATTCGGACGACGGACGCCGCGACGCCGGGCTCCAACTATCGCCTGTGGACCACGCTCAAGGTTCCGCAGGGCTATTCCCTCAAGGCGCATTGCGATTATTTGAAGCGGCAAATCGGCGCGGATCACTATCGGATCATGCCCGCCAAGCGCTTGTTCGCGCTTGGGGTGGGGCATGTGCGCCGCAAGGGCATGGAGCCGGGCAGCAAGGCCGAGGAGCTCGCGAACGTGCTGGACACGAATATCGTGGAGCTGAGCGAGCTGGAGTGGCGCGTGCTGGTGGCGCTGAAGCGTGAGTTTGAGCCAAGCGAGATTCGGCGCGATCTGTGGGCGGCCCGCGCCGACGAAGCCGGCGTGGACCTCGATACGTTCTATCGGATCGGAACCGAGCTGAATGAGCGACGGGTGATTGGGCGTTTCTCCACGTTTCTGGAGCATGTGAAGCCCGTCGCCGGTAACCAGCGCGTCACGCGCTACAATGCGCTGTTCCACTGGGCCGTGCCCGAAGGACGCGAGATTGAGGCGGGGCGCGAAGTTGGACGGTTCCACATCATGACCCACGCTTACTGGCGCGAGGGCGGCGCGGAGTTCAAGGACGTCAATGTGATGGGCGTCGCGCACGGCACGGAAAAAGAGATGGTGCTGGCGCACAAAGCCGCCATCGACGCGCACCTGGAATCCGTGGGAATCCCGGTCAGCTACACGAACGTTTTCTGGGGCGGGCGCAGTGAAATCAAGCCGTCGGAGATTTCCCCGATTGCTTACCGTGAGTTTTTAGACGCTGCGGGAATTGACGAAGAAAGCATGCGCGCCTAGGCTGAGATCGCTTATGACCCATTCGAGTTCCTCGGCCGATGCGCTGCGGCCCAATCAATTTCGCGAACATCAGGAGCGGCTGGAAGACGAAGTGCTGTCTCCCTACGCCGTGCGCTCCAGCCAGACGCAGGGACGGCAAAACCCCGAACCGCTGGACCCGGTCCGCACCGAGTTTCAGCGGGACCGGGACCGGATCCTGCACTCCAAAGCCTTTCGACGCCTCAAGCACAAAACTCAAGTCTTTATCGATCCCAAGGAAGACCACCACCGCACCCGATTGACCCACACGCTGGAAGTCTCGCAGATCGCGCGGACTCTGGCGCGCGCCCTGCGTCTGAACGAAGATTTGACCGAAGCGATCTCACTCGCACACGATCTGGGCCATACCCCCTTCGGACACGGCGGCGAGCAGGCGCTCGACGAAGTCCTGCGCGAGTACGATCCCAAAGGTGAGTTTCGCCACTACGACCAGAGCCTGCGTATCGTCGACGTGCTGGAGCGGGGTGGGGCGGGGCTGAACCTGACCTGGGAAGTGCGTGACGGTATCTTAGGACACTCCAAGGGAAGCAAAGATCTGGGAATTGTCGAAGGCACGCAGCTGCCGTCGTCGCTTGAAGGCATGTGCGTGCGAATCGCGGACCGGATCGCCTATATCAATCACGACATCGACGACAGCGTGCGCGCCGGCGTGCTTCGGCTGGAAGATCTACCGCAGGATGCGCTCGATGTTCTGGGGCGCTCCCATTCGGCGCGCATCGCGACGATGGTGATGAACGTTCTGGAGAGCAGCGTCGGCGCGCCGGAAGTCAAAATGACCGGCGTTATCCTCGACGCCACGAACCGCCTCAAGGACTATATGTACGCGAATGTGTACAATATGGAAGTGCGCGGCCAGATCGAGATGGACAAGGCGCAGCTGATGGTGAAGGAGCTGTTCCGCCTGTACATGGGCCAGCCGCACCTCTTTTCGGAAGAAGAAGATTTGATCCGTTACGACTTCGACCGGCTGCCGACGGACGAGAAGCTGCGCGCCGTGACCGACTTCGTCGCGGGAATGACCGACCGCTACGCCGTGACGACGTTTCAAAAGCATTTCGTCCCTTCGGCGTGGGCTTACTGACGTCTGACCGCCCGTTTGTCTCCTTGACATTTGATCGACCGTCCTTGTATACTGAAGCTGGAAATTTGCCGGCGAATCGACGCACGCAGAACGGCGCCGAACGGATTTTTTGTTGGAGGATTTGAGTTTGCCCAAGATCTATACCCTCGGCGGGAACCGCCTCGAAGGAGAGGTCCGCATCAGTGGAAGCAAGAACGCGGCGCTGGCGATCCTGGCCGCGACGCTGCTTCCCAGCAAAGGACAAACCGTCCTGACCAATGTCCCGCGCATCAGCGATGTGCTGACCATGATCGAGATGCTCAAGGTTCTCGGGGTTAAGGCTGAGTTCACTTCCGATTCCACCGTCATACTCGACGCCACGAATTTGACTTCCAGCAAGGCGCCGCATGAACTGATCCAGAAGATGCGCGCGTCGTTCTCCGTCCTCGGGCCTTTGCTGGCCCGGTTCGGCAACGCCAGCGTCGCGCTGCCCGGCGGCTGCGACATCGGCGCCCGGCCCGTGGATTACCATATCAAGGGGCTGGAGCGGCTGGGTGCGAAGACCACGGTGGAGTACGGCTTCGTGGAGGCGTCCGCCCCGAACGGTCTGCGCGGCGCGGATATCTATCTGGACTTCCCCAGCGTCGGCGCAACCACGCACATCATGACCGCCGCCGCTCTGGCCGAGGGGATCACCACGATCTCCAACGCCGCCGAGGAGCCGGACGTCGTGGCGACCGCGAACCTCATCAATCAGATGGGCGGGCGGGTGCGCGGCGCGGGCACCAAAGAGATCACGATCGAAGGCGTCAAGGAGCTGCACGGCACGGAGTTCCGCGTCGATCCCGATCGCATTGAGGCGGGTACATTCGCCGTGGCGGCCGCGATCACGCAGGGCGACCTGTACCTGCGCGGCGCCATTGAAGAGCACACCCAGCCGGTCATGCGCAAGCTGGCCGAAGCGGGCGTTGAGATCCGCTTTGACGACGACGGCGTTCGGGTCCGCGCGCCGCGCACGCCGCTTCAGGCCGTGCATGTGAGCGCGAGCCCGCATCCGGGCTTCCCCACGGACATGCAGCCCCCGCTGGCGGCGCTGCTGACCCTGGCGAACGGCACCTCCAGCATCACCGAAACCGTCTACGAACGCCGCTTCAAGTATATCTATGAGCTGGCGCGTATGGGCGCGAATATTAAAGCCGAGGCGGGCGTGGCGATTATCGTCGGCGTCCCCCGGCTGACCGGAGCTCCCGTGGCCGGCTCGGACCTGCGCGCCACAGCCGCGCTGGTGCTGGCGGGGCTGGCGGCGGACGGCGAGTCGGAAGTCAGCGGGATTGACTTTCTCGACCGGGGCTATGAAGCCTTTGTGGAAAAATTGAGCGCCGTGGGCGCGACGGTTCGACGCGAAGAAAACGATCGGGCGGAAGCGGCAGAGACGCAGCCTTCCGGAAAGGTGGCTGGGTGTTCCGTTTAAGTCAGGATATCGGGATCGATTTGGGGACGGCTAACGTCCTCGTCTACGTACGCGGCAAGGGAATCATTATGCGCGAACCGTCCGTGGTGGCGGTTTATATTCCCACGCGCAAAATCAAGGAAGTCGGGGAGAAGGCGCGCGAGATGCTCGGGCGCACCCCTGTCAACATCGCCGCCGTCCGCCCCATGGTGGACGGCGTTATTGCCGACTACACCACCACGCAGCAGATGCTGGAATATATCTTCCACAAAGTCTGCGGCGCCAAGCGAGTCTTCAAGCCGCGTGTGCTGATCGCCGTCCCCAGCGGCGTCACGAGCGTCGAAAAGCGCGCCGTGAAGCAGGCGGCGCTCGCCGCCGGCGCGCGTGAAGCCTGGACGATTGAAGAGGCCAAAGCGGCCGCGATCGGAGCCGGCCTGCCCATCAAAGAGCCGGGCGGCAATATGGTGGTCGATATCGGCGGCGGCACCACCGACATCGCGGTTCTGTCCCTGGACGGCATCGTCCTGTCGCGCAGTATCCGTATCGGCGGCATGAAGCTGGACGAAGTGATCATGCGCCACGTCCGGACCCAGTACAACCTGGCGATCGGGGACCGCACCGCTGAGGAGATCAAGATCACCATCGGCAGCGCCACCAACCTGGAGCAGGAAATTGGAATGGAAGTGCGTGGGCGCGACCTGATCAGCGGCCTGCCGCAGACCATCGAAGTGAGCTCCCAGGAGATCCGCGAGTGTATGGTCGAGCCGATCAGCCAGATCGTCAGCCGCGTCAAAAACGTGCTGGAGAAGACGCCGCCGGAGTTGGCGTCGGACATCATTGAACGAGGGATCATCCTCACGGGAGGCACCGCCATGCTGCGCGGCCTCGACCGATTGATTGCGGAGGCGACCCAGGTCCCCACGCGTGTGGCCAATGATCCGCTGTCCTGTGTCGCCATCGGCACCGGCAAATACCTTGAGGAGCATCGAGATGTCCCGGAAGAATTCCATTACGCGGCTTAGCGCCATATTGCTGGGCGCAGCCGCCCTCGCCGCCGGAACCGCGTTCGCCGCGCCTAAAGATGTCCCCCAGAACCATTGGGCCGCGAAGTCCGTGGACAGTGTCACCACCAAGCGGATCCTGACGCCGAACGCCAAGGGAAATTTCGACGGCGATAAGCCGGTCACCCGCTATGAACTGGCCGTGGCTCTCGATCGCTTCGTGCAGTACATCGAAGCGGGCCGCAAGCCGCTCCATCCGACAAGCCGCAATACCAAGGCGATTTTGCCGGCGAAGGCAAACACGGAGCAAAAAGCGGCGCTGGCCCGCCTCGCCTCCGCCGACTTCATTCCCGCGAACTCGCCTCTGCTGAAGAATGACGACCGAATCGTGACCGCCAAGGAACTCAAAGCCTCTTTGTCCGCCGTCGTGATCCGCCTGTCCGACCGCGCCATCGCCCCGCAAAAAGATTAGTAACCCTCACCCCCGTCCCCTCTCCCGCATCGGCTAAAGCCTGGGAGAGGGGTGTCCAAAGATCGAAGCCCAAACGTGTTCCGCCAATGTTTTTGAGAGATCCTCTGAAATGCTTGGCGTGAAGCATTGTTTGGGCTTTGCTTATTGGACATCCCTCTCCCAGGCGAAGCCGGGGCGGGAGAGGGACCGAGGGTGAGGGCTTAAAAAAGCCGATTCCCGGTTGGGAATCGGCTTTTTGTCTGCTATAGTCAGCGCCCGGGGCGGCCGCCCCGGGCGCGCTGGGGAGTGGTTAGTGATCCGCCGTCTCGATCGTTGCGTTGACGGACATTCCTTGGCGGAGGTTGGCGATGTCCTCGGCGGTGGCGGCGTTTTTGTCATCGCCGCTGGTCGCCGGCGTCAGGATAATCTTGACCGGGACGCGCTGGACGACCTTGGTGAAGTTGCCCGTGGCGTTGTCCGGCGGCAGAAGCGCGGTGGAGGCGCCGGTCGCTTCGTTGATGCTCTGCACCTTGCCGTGGAAGACCTTGCCCGGGAACGCATCCACATCGACTTCGGCCGGCTGACCGGCGCGGACATCGCGGAGCTGCGTTTCCTTGAAGTTGGCGCTGACCCAGACGCTGCCGCCCGTGGTCATCGTCACGATCGTCTGGCCGGGTGAAAGCGCCGCGCCTTCGTTGACCGCCTTCTTGACGACCTTGCCGTCGCTCGGCGCGTAGATGTACGTGTCGTTCTCCAGAACCTGCGCGGAATCGAGCGCGGCTTTGGCCTGAGCGACCTGCACCTTCAGCGTTTCAATCTCCTGCCTGCGCGCATTGACCTGCTGCTCGCCCGCCTTCGCGGTGGCGAGATCGGCCTCTGCCTGCGTGGCGAGGTTGGAGCTGTTTTCCACGTTGTTCTGCTGGACGCTGACGGACGGCGCGTTGGCCTGGGCCAGGCTGACTCCGGCGCTCGCGACCTTGACCTGCTGCTGCGACGCGGTCGCGGCCTTGCGGGCGCTTTCGACGGCGGCCGCCGCCTGTTTGACGGCGGACTGCTGCTGGGCGACCAAGGAACGCGCCTGCTGCACCTGCTGGCGGGCGCCGCGAAGCTGAGCCTGCGCCGTCAGGTAGGCCGCGTGGACCACGTCGTACTGCTGCTGCGTCACGGCTTCCGATTTCAGAAGCGCGGCGTAACGGGTGTCGTCGGCGCGCGTCTTGTCCAGGTTCGCCTGGGCGGATTCAATCGCGGATTCCGCGACGTCGGCCGCGTGCCGGTCGGTCGTGACGCCCTGCTGCATTGCGGCGAGGTTTGCCTGGGCCCCGGCCAGCTGCGATTCGACCTGAGCCGCCTGGGCCTGGGCCACCGTGACCTGGGTTTGAGCCTGGTCGATCTGGCTGTTCAGCGTGCGGGTCGTCAGATCCTGCTGGGCGCGTGCGCCCTGAACCTTGGCGTTCTGCGCCTGGATGGCGGCCTGCGCGTGCTGGATATTCGCGTTTGTGCTGGCAATCTGGTATTGTAGGTTCGCTTCCGCCTGCGGGATCTGGCTTTGCGCCGAGAGGTAGGCTTGCTTGGCCTGCTGCAAATTGGCGAGCGGGCCGCTGTCGTCGAGACGAGCGATCAGTTCGCCCTTCTTGACGATATCGCCTTCCTGCTTCGTCAGCTTGATCAGGGTGCCGGAGACGATCGGGCTGACGTTCACGAGATCGCCCGTGACATAAGCGTCGTCGGTGCCGACATGCGTCTGGCTGTAGTGATAGTAGCGAAGACCGAAGATGAGCGCGATCACGACGGCAATCGCGACGACGATCCCGATGATGCCCTTCTTGGCGGGATTCATCGGCGCTTTCTTCTCTTCCGTCGCGTTATTGGCCGGAGGCGGCGCCTGGGGCGCGCTCGTTCCATTGGTCCCGTTGCTGGCGGGCGCTGGTCCTTCGGGAGCGCGCTCCGTTCGGGGGGCGGTCCCAGCTGTTTGTGTTACCTGTTCTGCCACTTTAATATCCTTCCCGTCTAATCCTGCTGATCCGATGGAGACTTCCGTTTGCTCCCGGCTGCGATCATTACTGGCTCTGGCCGCCGCTCAGGACGCCGAGAGCGTGGCGATATTCGGCTTGCGCGACTTGATAGTCGTAAACCGCGTTGATTTGATTGTTTTCCGCCGCTTGGAGCGCGGCCTGCGCATCGGTGACTTCCAAATAAAGGGCGACTTCGCCGCGGTATCGAAGGAGCGCCAGATCTCGTGTCTTGATCGCCTGCTGCAGCGCGCTGTTCGCATTGTCGATCTGCGCGGCCGCCGTCGTCAGGTTCAGGTACGCCTGGCTGACGTCGAGACTGACATCGGATTTCAGGGAATCCAGAGTTGTCTTCGCGTTCTCCGTCTCCAGCTTTGCTTCCGAAACTTTGTCCCGCGTCACGCCGCCGTCATAAAACGGAATGGTGATCGAAGCGGTGATGGCCGCTGTCCGCTGGCGCGGGCTCTGGAATGAGGTGGTCGGATAGTAATCTCCGGCCGCGTTCAATCGAAAGTCCGGCTCCAACCCGGCATGCGCGAGCTTGATCCCTTTTTCGGCGACACGGACATTGACTTGCTGGGCAAGCACATCCGGGCGCTGGGTATAGGCGGTCTGAAGATCTTTGTTCACATCGATCGCCGTCACTTCGGCCGTCGGCGACGCGAAGAGCGGGGTTTCTGGTTCCGTCGTCGTCGCCGTCGCGGACGGCGTCGCCTGACCGACCGACACGCCCGGCAGATCGCTCAGCACGACTTCGGTGGCGAGCGGCTGTCCCACCAGGTCGTTAAAGCTGGTGCGCGCGATGCTGGCGTTGTTCTGCGTGCGCCGGAGCTCCGTCTGGGCGTTCGCCACCTGCGTGTTGGCGCGCAGCACATCGACCTTCTGCCCGACCTGCTGTCCGTTGAGCTGCTGGGCGATCCGCTGCTGCTCCAGCGCCGTCGTGAGGCTCGCCTGAGCGACCTGCATCTGGTGCTGGGCTCGCAGCAGGTTGTAATAAACTGTTTCCGCGCGCAGCGATCGGTCGTTACGGATACGCTTCACCTGGAACTCATCCGCAAGCTTCTGCAATGTCGCCTGATCGGTCGCCGCTTTGATCTGGCCGGTTAAGTCCAGACGCTGGGAAATCCCGAGCTCCAGCGTTTCGGTGTGGCTGCCGAGGACTTCCACCGGCGGCGTGCCGCCGATCGAAACCTTGGTTTTTTGATCGAAGCGGGTTGCCGACGCGCGTCCTTCAATGTTCGGATGCCCTTCGTCCGCCTTCTGGTTGGCCCGCTTCTGGTCGATCTCCGTATTGCGCTGCGCGATCTGCAAGTCGCTGCTGCTCTCATACGCGGCGGCGATCGTCCTGTTCAAATCCCAATCCGTGCCTTTGAGGGTCGAAATCCGCGACCCGCCCAGATTTCCTTGAGATGTATTACCCATAGTTCCGGAAGTTACGCCGCCGTTTCCCGAGACGCCCGCTCCATTGGGATTGCCGCCGGCGTTCGCCGGAGCCGTTCCCGCGTTAGGCGAGTTCGTCGCCGCCGGGCCGTTCGCCGCGCCCTGGCCGGCAGCGGCCGTATTGGATCCCGGCGCTCCGGAAACGCCCGCTCCGCCCGCTCCGGCGGTTCCCGCATTGGCGCCCGGCGCCGCTCCCGCCGCTCCATTGCCCGCCGCTCCGGCTCCGTTACCGGCCGCGCCGGCCGCCGCGCCATTCCCGGCGCCCGCGCCGCCGCCTTGCTGCGCCCACGCCGCCGTGCCGCCGCTGATAACGGATACGCCGAAGATCGCCGCGGCGATCTCGCTGAACAAAACTCGTTTCAATCTTTCCCGTGCATTTGCCATTGATCTATGCCTCATAAACAACTTAAGAAAGCGTTCTATTAACGCTTGCGCAATCCTCGCACGACGAGGTCGACAATCAACCCCATCTCATGCTTTTTCTCTTCCAGCTCAGTAACGCAGGGGAACGGGGGCCAGAATCCGGCCACCATATATTTGAGGGAACGCGCCGCGGTCGCTGTGTCCGGAACGTCAAAAACGCCTTTGCGGTTCCCTTCCTCCAGCACCTCGGCGATCAGCTCACGCTCCTGCTCGATGTACGGCCGCATCCGGGCCTGCATATGGGGACGCACGGCGGCCACCATCTCCTGCGTATGGGGAGATTGCGTGCAGATGTGGTGCGTGTCCACCATCGGCAGAATCAGCATCTCCTTGAGTTTCTCCGCCGGCGTCATTTCACTGTTTTGAACGACCCCCTGCATCTTACCCAAACTTGTTTCTTTGAACTGCGCGACGATCGTCAGGGCGATATCTTCCTTGCTGTCGAAGTAAAGATATACAGTCCCCTTGCCGACACCGGCGTCGGCGGCGATTTCGTCGATGGTCGTCTTTTTGAAGCCGTAATGCCAAAGCCGTTCGGACGCCGCTTCAAGGATTTTGTGCCGGATATCGGCCTGCTGTACACGCGCCATAACTACCACGCTCCTACTGACTGATGACTGGAATACTACTCTGGTCATTTATATACCCCTGCCCGAACGCGCTTGTCAAGCTGGTATCATAAATTTTATACAAAGTTTTTTCGTGGAGTTACGGAAAGAAGAGGGGGATCAACGATGACTCTGGATTTGGGGCATGGCGTTTCTGAATATTACCATGTGGACTCGTTTACGTCCGAGCGGTTTCAGGGCAATCCCGCCGGCGTGATTTTGACGCGGGCGCTTCCTGCGGAAGAGACGATGCGGCGGATCGCCGGCGAGTTGCAATTGGAGAGCGCATTCGCCGCTCCCTCGGGCAACGCCGACTGTGATTATGCTGTGGCGTACTACACCGGCGTCACACGCATTCCGCTCTGCGGTCACGATACGATCGCGCTTGGCTCCGTCCTCGCGCATAAAGGCGAACTGCCGGAGGGTGGGGCGCTGCGTATCTCCACGGATGTTGGCGTATTGGAGCTGCGCCACCTCGCAGCCGGCTGGATTCAAATGTCGCAGGCGAAGCCATGGTTTGGGGAAATCGTGGACGCGCGCGGCCTTGCCGACGCACTGGAAATTGACGCCGAGGTTTTGAATGGCGCGTCCCCGCAGGTCGTTTCGACCGGAACGCCGTTCCTCATTGCATCCGTCAAAGACCGCGCGGCGCTGAACGCGCTGGGCGAGGGAACCAGCCGCCTTGCGGAGTATCTCGCCGCTCTACCCGGCAGCCCCGTCGGCCTCTACTGCTGGGCGCTCTCCGACCTTGCGCCGGAAACGGAAGCGATCCGCACGCGCTGCTTTTGCCCAGGCGCGGGCCTGCCGGAGGACCCGGTAACTGGCTCGGCCAGCGGCGCGTTTGGCGCTTATCTTACGGCGCGCAAGCTTGTAGAGCCTGGCGTAATCTCCATTTGGCAGGGAAACATCAACGTACGGACGGGACACGTGCGCGTGGAATGCGATGGGGAAAGCGTGCGCGTGAGCGGGCAGGGGACGATTATCGTGCGCGGGGAATTGTAGGATAGGATGCCTCCCGGGCTCCATACTGGGTCTTCATGGAGGAAGGCTTTTGTTCGGCAATTTTCACCGGTGGCATGCCACCCAATAACACGATGCCGGCGCTTTCGTTATCCCTATGAGTAGGGGCATCTTACATTGGGGGTGGAGGGCTCAGGACAGTTCGCCCGCGCGTTTGGCGGCGGCTTCCACGGCGTCGATCACGGCGATGCGGAAGCCGCCGCGCTCTAGGGCGGCGACTCCGGCGATGGTGGTGCCGCCGGGGGTGGTGACGTTGTCTTTGAGCTGCATGGGGTGTTCGCCGGTTTCCAGCACCATCTTGGCCGAGCCCATTACGGTTTGGGCGGCGAGGGCGCGGGCGGTGGCGCGGGTAAGGCCGGCTTTGACGCCGCCGTCAGTCAGGGCTTCAATCATCAGATAGACGTAGGCGGGGCCGGAGCCGGAGACGCCGGTGACGGCGTCCATCAAGCGTTCGGTGACTTCCACGGTCAATCCGACGGCGGAGAAGAGGCTGAGGGCGATCTTCAGGTGATCCTGAGTGGCGTTGGTTCCAAGGCAAACTGCGGTGGCGCCTTCACCCACCAGGCACGGGGTGTTCGGCATGGCGCGGACGATGGGAACGCCGGCGGCGACATGCATTTCCATCGTGTCCAGGCGGATCCCGGCGGCGATGGACAGAACCAGCTGGTTTGGCTGGATCGTCTGCGTGAGGCTGTTGAGAACCTGGGAGACAACGGCGGGCTTGACCGCCAGGAGGATCAGATCGACGCCGGCAACGGCGTTTGTGACGGAATCCGAGACGCGAGCGCCCGCGCCGACTTTTGCGGCAAGCTGGCTGGCTTTCTCTTGGTCTGTGTCAAAAAGGGTGATATTTTCTGGGAGCATCGCCCCCGCCTGCGTTAAGCCGCAGGCGAGAGCGCCGCCCATCATTCCGGAACCGATGACTGCGAGGGTTTTTTCACGAAGCATAAAAGGTGTCTGTTAAGACCGGTCGAGAAACGATGTTCTTGTCCCGGGCGCCGGTTTGTCTTCCACGTCGATTGTGACTGTGCTCGGCGTGAATAAGTATACCTGTTCGCCGATCTTTTCGACGCTTCCGTCCAGCGCATATGTCGATCCATTGAGGAAATCGATGATTCGCTCGGCCATATCGCCCGGAGTTTGCTCCAGGTTGACGATCTGCTGCTGGCCTTCTTTCAGGCCGTCGGCGGCGCGGCGGGCGTCGTCGAAGCTCTGCACGGCGCGGCGCACGGTGACATGCGTGCGGCGAGCCTGGTCCATGCGCAGGGTTGTTTGACGGCGTAATGGGCTGACGGAGCCCCCGGTGCGTGCGGCGGCGCTCGATGCGGCGGGCGCTTCCACCGCATCGTCCTCATCCTCGTCATGATAATCGTCGTGTCCCATCGCGCGATCAAAGAATCGCATGAAACCATTGCGAGGTCTGGCGTTTTCGAATTCTTCCGCTTCGGCATGCTGGCTCATGATGTTGCTCCTCCGTTTAATCGTTGCTCTGTCTTTTGAATTGCTGCTCTGTCCTGGTCGATCTCAGAGTGATTGTGAATGTGAATTATTGCGTAACCCGGGCTCCGAAAATTGCCGTACCGATCCGAACCATGGTGGTTCCTTCTTCGATTGCTGTCTCGTAATCGGACGACATCCCCATCGACAGCACTTGGCGATGCTGTTCCGGAAGCGTGTCGAACAATCCGCGCAGCTGTCGAAAATAGGGCCGTGGATCGATCCCAAACGGCGCGATCGCCATCAATCCCTGGAGCGCAAGCCCGTCAATTGCTCCAACTTCGGCGGCAAAATCGACGGCTTGTTCCGGGGCGACGCCCGATTTCGTTTCTTCCTCGCCCAAATGCACTTCGACCAGAACGTCCAGCGTACGGTTTTGCAGCGCGGCCTGCCGCGCGAGCGC from Capsulimonas corticalis harbors:
- a CDS encoding TolC family protein; amino-acid sequence: MKRVLFSEIAAAIFGVSVISGGTAAWAQQGGGAGAGNGAAAGAAGNGAGAAGNGAAGAAPGANAGTAGAGGAGVSGAPGSNTAAAGQGAANGPAATNSPNAGTAPANAGGNPNGAGVSGNGGVTSGTMGNTSQGNLGGSRISTLKGTDWDLNRTIAAAYESSSDLQIAQRNTEIDQKRANQKADEGHPNIEGRASATRFDQKTKVSIGGTPPVEVLGSHTETLELGISQRLDLTGQIKAATDQATLQKLADEFQVKRIRNDRSLRAETVYYNLLRAQHQMQVAQASLTTALEQQRIAQQLNGQQVGQKVDVLRANTQVANAQTELRRTQNNASIARTSFNDLVGQPLATEVVLSDLPGVSVGQATPSATATTTEPETPLFASPTAEVTAIDVNKDLQTAYTQRPDVLAQQVNVRVAEKGIKLAHAGLEPDFRLNAAGDYYPTTSFQSPRQRTAAITASITIPFYDGGVTRDKVSEAKLETENAKTTLDSLKSDVSLDVSQAYLNLTTAAAQIDNANSALQQAIKTRDLALLRYRGEVALYLEVTDAQAALQAAENNQINAVYDYQVAQAEYRHALGVLSGGQSQ
- a CDS encoding TetR/AcrR family transcriptional regulator gives rise to the protein MARVQQADIRHKILEAASERLWHYGFKKTTIDEIAADAGVGKGTVYLYFDSKEDIALTIVAQFKETSLGKMQGVVQNSEMTPAEKLKEMLILPMVDTHHICTQSPHTQEMVAAVRPHMQARMRPYIEQERELIAEVLEEGNRKGVFDVPDTATAARSLKYMVAGFWPPFPCVTELEEKKHEMGLIVDLVVRGLRKR
- a CDS encoding PhzF family phenazine biosynthesis protein, with product MTLDLGHGVSEYYHVDSFTSERFQGNPAGVILTRALPAEETMRRIAGELQLESAFAAPSGNADCDYAVAYYTGVTRIPLCGHDTIALGSVLAHKGELPEGGALRISTDVGVLELRHLAAGWIQMSQAKPWFGEIVDARGLADALEIDAEVLNGASPQVVSTGTPFLIASVKDRAALNALGEGTSRLAEYLAALPGSPVGLYCWALSDLAPETEAIRTRCFCPGAGLPEDPVTGSASGAFGAYLTARKLVEPGVISIWQGNINVRTGHVRVECDGESVRVSGQGTIIVRGEL
- the proC gene encoding pyrroline-5-carboxylate reductase, producing MLREKTLAVIGSGMMGGALACGLTQAGAMLPENITLFDTDQEKASQLAAKVGAGARVSDSVTNAVAGVDLILLAVKPAVVSQVLNSLTQTIQPNQLVLSIAAGIRLDTMEMHVAAGVPIVRAMPNTPCLVGEGATAVCLGTNATQDHLKIALSLFSAVGLTVEVTERLMDAVTGVSGSGPAYVYLMIEALTDGGVKAGLTRATARALAAQTVMGSAKMVLETGEHPMQLKDNVTTPGGTTIAGVAALERGGFRIAVIDAVEAAAKRAGELS
- a CDS encoding cell division protein SepF, which codes for MSQHAEAEEFENARPRNGFMRFFDRAMGHDDYHDEDEDDAVEAPAASSAAARTGGSVSPLRRQTTLRMDQARRTHVTVRRAVQSFDDARRAADGLKEGQQQIVNLEQTPGDMAERIIDFLNGSTYALDGSVEKIGEQVYLFTPSTVTIDVEDKPAPGTRTSFLDRS
- a CDS encoding YggS family pyridoxal phosphate-dependent enzyme, with the protein product MSAIAENVAALREKIDAAARRAGRSPEEITLVGVSKRQDIAAVQEAIAAGIAHIGENYVQEAAGKRLAARERGLHEARWHLIGHLQRNKAREAVEIFDSVQTVDSVKLAQALARQAALQNRTLDVLVEVHLGEEETKSGVAPEQAVDFAAEVGAIDGLALQGLMAIAPFGIDPRPYFRQLRGLFDTLPEQHRQVLSMGMSSDYETAIEEGTTMVRIGTAIFGARVTQ